CAGAGCGTGCCACAGTTATTCACAGACAACTCCAAACCTGCTTACCCCTCCTCGCCTGTTCCTTTCTGCATAAACCACAATAAAATCTCTTGCTCAGGTTTCTGCCTCGCTCCCTCTGCCTCCCGACGGACCCTGGTGCTGCCCCTCGTGGCCCTGTATGCTGTGGCGTGCCCCCTCCCCTGGGAACTGTAACAAGCTGTCTTTTCCATGGCAATCACCTGCCTCCTGATCTGCTGGCCTCCCATACCTGAGTAGTAATAAAATCGGCATTTTCAAACAGGCAGGAAGGTGGTGGGCTCATTTCTGGACACACTGAATAGAGCAGGACTCTGGGCCACCCTGGGAGATGTGCAGGGGGGGCTGCATGCCCGGATGCCCGTGTCACTCACCAGGGAAGCTGTCCCCACAGCAGGGTGGATGTCCTCCACACCCACTGCTGGCCTGGCTGCCTTCTTCCTGTAGGTCTTCACCCTGCTGGGAGACATCAGGGTCACTTTTTTGAGGCTggagtgaggagactgaggcaggtCAAGGGTAGGGAGATCCCAGGAAATTTTATAAGAAGGCTTTATgacaagccccacccccacccccttcccaatCCTGGATGTCTGAGACCAGGGCTGGCCTTTGCTCTGGGTCCTCACAACCCCTTTGGGTTCCTCTTCTCCACCTCTGGCCCACATCCAACCCAGCTCACATGAAGATGAAGCCAAGGCAGAGAGCAAGCAGCATGGTGACACTGGCTCCCCCGATGGCCCCCTGAATCACTCCTGCCCTGGTCCCCGATTCCCCTGCAGACAAGAGAGACTTGGGGAGAGGATATTGGGGGAAGAGGACCAACAGGGGCTTCTCATGTCCAATCACAGCACCCCACCTGACCGCATCATCTGAGCACAGAAAGTCCAGCTCTGGCCCGACCTGGAAGAGAACCCACCGCTATCAATGCCCCATGGCTGGGGAGCCCTTTCCTACCTGTGCCATCCCCCAGGCAGACGTTGACTGATGGATTCCGTGGAGCACCTACGATGGGGAGAGTGGATTTCCTTCTTCAGTTGGAGGCATGGCGTGAAATAAGTGTAGGCATCCCCCCAACCCACTCCACCCCAGAAGCCACAGATATGCAGGAGGGCCACGGCCGGTGTCCTTCAGTCGGGCCTCCAGGGCTAGAGCACCCAGCAACCCCAGCCTGGACCTCCTGGTCTGACACCCTCAGAACCCCAGCATCCTGCTTCGGCACTTACAGGTGACGTTGAGCTGGATGGTCCTTTCCATGATCACCCCAGTTGTGGGGAACATCACCTGACACGTGAGGTTGGTGCCGTGGTCCTGGGGCCGTGGGGTGAGGGTGAGCACTGGGGAGAGGAGGGTcctggggcccagggaggtgaGGGCGGCTGATGTCCAGGAGAAGATGGGGGGTGTGCCCCGCTCACAGGCCCAGGGCACTGAGCAGGTCAGGCTCCTGGGGCGGCCAGCGGCCAGAGCCCCAGAAATGAGGATGTTGGGTGTGTGGGTCAGGGCTGCTGAGGAAAGGAgacaggaggatgtggaggagggtTAGATATGTGACCTCAAGAGAAACCTCAGGCTTTGGTCCAGCTCCTCCTTCTGAGCCCCCACCTGCTTTACCCCCAATGCCCTCTGAGGAGGGGCTCCCATCCCAGCTTTGCCAAGGACCCCCATGTTCTTCCCTTGTGGCTTCTCCTGGACCCCACTCCTTACCTGTCACATGCAAGGAGAGCCGGTTAGACATGTAACTCCATCTCAAACTTCCTCCTTCCACTCGAAAAAAGTATGAACCTTCGTCGCTCCTCCTGGCGTCTCTGATGTCCAGGGAGCAGTCGTTATTCCGGGGGTCTCCAAGGAGGCGGAATCGGCCCCGGGTCTCCCTCAGCACCTCACGATATGGGTTGTTCGTGGCCACGGGAGCATCCTGGAGCACGTCGGCTCCTTCCCGGAACCAGTAGCCACGAACCGGACGAGAGCTGGCCCAGTAGCCCCAAGGACGGATGGAGCAGGGCACGCGGACACACAGGCCCTCCCGCACCGCCACGGACTGCTGCACTTCCAGCCGGTGTACCTGAGCCAGGGACCCTGCGGGGAATCCGGGGTGAGCCCAGCCCGCGCCCCGCCCGCGCCGCCTCCCCGCGCCCGTGCACCCGCCCACAGCAGGGGCAGCAGCCGCCGCAGCATCTCTGAGTCGGAGGGATTCTGCGCGTCCTGTGTCtgaaaagagaaggggaaagtgaaagggagGGAGGGCCGCGGGGAGACCCACGGGAAGCCGGGAGGAGCACGAGACGCAGCCGTTCACAGAAGAGGAACTCGGGAGCCGGAGCTGGTCCCCTCTCTGCACAGAGAGGAGGACACCCCTCAGCCCAGAGACCCCGGAGACCTGCCCGGGGAGGAGCAGGCAAGgagacccctgccctgccctcccaacTCGGGCACATTTCTCCAGCACCAGAGCCTGGACCAGGCATATGGGTTCTGTCCATCAGGCCTCTGGACTTTGGCGAGGTCCATCCTCACCAGTGAGGGATTCAGCAGGGCCCTCTGCAGACCTCCGAGGcatgagatgggggtgggggttgtctGAGTCCTGCTGCCCTGGTCGGAGAGGGTCACACTGTTGTCTGGCCTGTGGTTCTTacccctgccccactcccaggGGACATCTGACAATGTCCAGACACATCTGACTGTCACAGTTTGGGAGCTGGGTGAaactggcatctggtgggtacAGACCAGGAAATTTCTAAACATGCTGTGCTCCctgagccacacacacacacacacaaatcatctAGCCTAAAGGTCAACACTGCTGGGATGGAGAAAGCCTGCTcctgtgaatttgactattttagagaCTTCATACAAGTGGAGTCATgaggcatttgtctttctgtgactggcttacttcCCCTTAGCGTAatgccttacaagaaatgcttAAGAGAGGTCTTCCAGTTCAAGTAAAAGGATGGTAAGGAGTAATACAagcagggagggtagagctcagtgctagagcatgtgcttagcacacacagggtcctgggttcaattcctggtgCCGCCATTTAgataaatagataagtaaataaaataaaaatagatatcctagtggaaattaaaaatttatcctCTTATCTGTCAATTCCTGATAAAGAACAATAAACTTAAAAACATGACAGCACGTGGGAGCATAAAactcactggtaaaggtaaaCACAGAGACAAGTACAGATCACTGTGTCAGGGCCATGGTGGTGTGTACATCACTTTTAATTTtagtataaaagttaaaagacaaaagcattAAGGATAGTGATGACCACAACAGTTTGTTAATGGACACACAAGCTAAAACGATGTAACCTGTGACATGAAGAACATAAAGTGTTGGGGGCGAAATCATAGAACTTGTTTATGTGATTAAAGTTCCTTGGTTATCAGTTCACAGCAAATAGACCATTACAACACTGCGCTCTTTCACGACCTCGCTTTCTAGAGAACAGATACAGCTCATGCCTGGAGACAGGATTTGAATCTCATCTTCTTGTCTCTAAAGCATCTGTTTTTAACTGTACGCTCCAgactcccacccccccacctccccgccgcCCCTGTACACAAATATAACTAGGGCGGGACAGAATGTGGACTGGAGTAAGTACTAACTCGTCCACCAGGGCTCGGGCTCCTGTCTTACATGTCTCTGCGTCCTGAGTCCcctttatttcttgattttttattCAGGACACAATTAGACCTGGCTTTAGATGTGGCTGGATTCCAGCGTGCCTATGATGGATGGGCTTCTctctttccttgcttttcttgTGTTGTTGGTGCTGACTTTGTTCAGCCTGGTTTTTCATTCTCAGATTCACAAAGGTAGGAGCTGCGATgtccactttgcagatgaagacGCTGAAGCCCACCGAAGTCAAGTAATTTTCCTTCAGAAACTGGACTCTGTGCACCTACTGCCCCCATGACGCCCCCTTGCGGCTGTGCCGCCAGCTCAACGTTCCCTGCAGAACGTTGGTagggcgccctctgctgctcaTCTAGGGAGTTACCGGGATCGCTGCCCCGGGTTTCCACCATCCTCAGTCCATATTTTTCAGTTCCTATTCTTTCACCATCAATTGCTTTTCCTGACTCCTAGCTCCGAACCCATCCCTTCATTCAGAGGCTAATCTATCTCAAGATTTACagtcttggggggagggtatagctcaagtggtagagtgcttgttAAGCacgcttgaggtcctgggttcaatccccagcacctcctctaaaaataaataaacttggttacctccccccatcaaaataaaataattaaataatacagtaataaataaaacaaagctatTAGAATAAAGATTTTCAGTCTTTCTACATAGGAATGATAAATAGGAAATAGTTATTATTGGTTGTTATTAACAATGCTATTGTTAACATTGGTTTATTATTTCCCCGTTCCACTTCCTTCTTCTCTGGAAGCTGATAGGCGTTCCTGCCTCTTACCCTGTCTATCCAGTTCTTACCGCACCCCTGTGAAGATGGAGACCAAATCAAGGTCGCTGCTTTTCACAACTCCATGGCTCCCCCTGGCGGCCCAATGCACTTGGCTTCCCCAGGCTGGTCCACGAGGACGCAGGCTGGGGTTATCATGGCTCCACTTCGTTTACATTTCCGCAAAGATCCCAAGTTAATACTCCTTGTGATCTCCAGGCCTGATACACCGGTAAGAGTGGAGCCTTATTGACGTCCATGCTGCACCCGGAAGAACGTTTCCCTAGGAGGGGttgtcatacttttctcttctaATAAGAAACTAAAAAGCTGGACTCCAGAAAGAGATTCGGGGCTCCCTAAGACGGCTCCGCCGgctgctccctgctcccagggGAGCCCCGGGGCGGGCTAAGGAAAGCTGCATCCGGTATTAACATGTCTTTCTGGAGGGAACCAATTCCCCAACATCTGTCAGACTTCTCCAATTTGGGGTGTTCAGTGGCTGATAACAGAGGAAGCCTCGCACTCCTGACT
This genomic interval from Vicugna pacos chromosome 9, VicPac4, whole genome shotgun sequence contains the following:
- the CD33 gene encoding LOW QUALITY PROTEIN: myeloid cell surface antigen CD33 (The sequence of the model RefSeq protein was modified relative to this genomic sequence to represent the inferred CDS: inserted 1 base in 1 codon), with the protein product MSNRLSLHVTAALTHTPNILISGALAAGRPRSLTCSVPWACERGTPPIFSWTSAALTSLGPRTLLSPVLTLTPRPQDHGTNLTCQVMFPTTGVIMERTIQLNVTCAPRNPSVNVCLGDGTGESGTRAGVIQGAIGGASVTMLLALCLGFIFIRVKTYRKKAARPAVGVEDIHPAVGTASLGLQQESKVEGPDEPTSSTGTAPTLRMEQELQYASLAFXGMTPQEGTYTDYAEIRTQ